In the Hordeum vulgare subsp. vulgare chromosome 7H, MorexV3_pseudomolecules_assembly, whole genome shotgun sequence genome, one interval contains:
- the LOC123410905 gene encoding protein GLUTAMINE DUMPER 4-like, with amino-acid sequence MRPGAEFVAMSHRAGAPTAAPGHGLINGTVAPHSPWQSPVPYLFGGLAAMLGLIAFALLILACSYWKLSGYLDGDRDGQATGDADGEKASASGAARPAMDFLEHVVVIMAGDERPTFLAKPAASRAAEVELATAAAAGSALAGSEEQEKRVDEQGSEASSHLGADSASPSRDHHDATSRSRVHDQDAASQSRDHHHHDDHDHESSSTTALQESS; translated from the coding sequence ATGAGGCCCGGAGCCGAGTTCGTCGCCATGAGCCACCGCGCGGGGGCGCCGACGGCGGCGCCGGGGCACGGGCTGATCAACGGGACGGTGGCGCCGCACTCGCCGTGGCAGTCGCCGGTGCCGTACCTCTTCGGCGGGCTGGCGGCGATGCTGGGGCTCATCGCCTTCGCGCTGCTCATCCTCGCCTGCTCCTACTGGAAGCTCTCCGGGTACCTCGACGGCGACCGGGATGGCCAGGCAACGGGCGACGCCGATGGGGAGAAGGCCTCGGCGTCGGGCGCGGCCAGGCCGGCCATGGATTTCCTGGAGCACGTCGTGGTcatcatggccggcgacgagcggcCCACGTTCCTCGCCAAGCCGGCCGCCAGCCGGGCTGCCGAGGTGGAGCTCGCTACCGCGGCCGCGGCAGGGAGCGCGCTCGCCGGcagcgaggagcaagagaagaggGTGGACGAGCAGGGCAGCGAGGCGAGCTCGCATCTCGGCGCCGACTCGGCGAGCCCGAGCCGTGATCACCACGATGCGACGAGCCGGAGCCGCGTCCACGATCAAGACGCGGCGAGCCAGAGccgcgaccaccaccaccacgatgaCCATGACCACGAGAGCAGCAGCACGACGGCCCTGCAAGAAAGCTCGTGA